The following are from one region of the Streptomyces rubrogriseus genome:
- a CDS encoding ABC transporter permease, whose product MFVLALRSIRRRPGRFLATLLSAFLGAAIIMTFNSMHDTAGQDGVDPVSSETLGTAAGVVGGYGTLLVFFAVASTLTVNVRQRTAELDLLRCSGATPAQIKRMVVGEAVAVALVGAALAIGPAMLGGRALLDMFQDSGQVARSVDYSFGPVALLSGVGITLLASAGAAFLAVRRLTRGGRERTRAKRFLAGAALVTGASAAGATFLFSATDEMLMAAPAYGAILLSVGFALLSPRLLKGVLDRLPLSGASGWLAVRNLRERASHLAGILVSLILFTAVSTATLTMQSVESDAVEASGLVKSVDAKNLETLNLTVVGIIAVFVCVMLVNSLYAATTYRSREFGQQRLAGATPGQVLGVVGAEGVILTVTGVFFGTVAALAGVVPFTVVRTDAVLPDQFLGVWLAMVALAAAVTLGTGLGTARRVLRTPAVGAVTPAA is encoded by the coding sequence ATGTTCGTACTGGCTCTCCGGTCGATCCGGCGCCGCCCTGGGCGGTTCCTGGCGACGCTGCTGTCCGCCTTCCTGGGGGCGGCGATCATCATGACGTTCAACTCGATGCACGACACGGCCGGGCAGGACGGCGTCGACCCGGTCAGCTCGGAGACGCTGGGCACGGCGGCGGGGGTCGTCGGCGGCTACGGGACTCTGCTGGTGTTCTTCGCGGTGGCCTCGACGCTGACCGTCAACGTGCGTCAGCGCACCGCCGAACTGGACCTGCTGCGCTGCTCGGGGGCGACCCCGGCGCAGATCAAGCGGATGGTCGTGGGCGAGGCGGTGGCGGTGGCGCTGGTGGGCGCGGCGCTGGCGATCGGCCCGGCGATGCTCGGCGGCCGGGCACTGCTGGACATGTTCCAGGACAGCGGCCAGGTGGCGCGGTCGGTGGACTACTCGTTCGGCCCCGTCGCGTTGCTGAGCGGCGTGGGCATCACCCTGCTGGCGTCCGCGGGCGCCGCGTTCCTGGCGGTGCGGCGCCTGACCCGCGGTGGCCGGGAGCGGACCCGGGCGAAGCGGTTCCTGGCCGGTGCGGCGCTGGTCACCGGTGCCTCGGCGGCCGGTGCCACCTTCCTGTTCTCCGCGACCGACGAGATGCTGATGGCGGCGCCGGCCTACGGGGCGATCCTGCTGTCGGTCGGTTTCGCGCTGCTGTCGCCGCGGCTGCTGAAGGGCGTGCTCGACCGGCTGCCGCTGAGCGGCGCGAGCGGCTGGCTGGCGGTGCGCAACCTGCGTGAGCGGGCGAGTCACCTGGCCGGGATCCTGGTCTCGCTGATCCTGTTCACCGCGGTGTCGACGGCGACGCTCACGATGCAGTCGGTGGAGAGCGACGCGGTCGAGGCCTCCGGTCTGGTGAAGTCGGTCGACGCCAAGAACCTGGAGACGCTGAACCTCACGGTCGTCGGCATCATCGCGGTGTTCGTCTGCGTGATGCTGGTCAACTCGCTGTACGCGGCGACGACGTACCGCTCGCGAGAGTTCGGTCAGCAGCGGCTGGCGGGGGCGACGCCGGGGCAGGTGCTGGGCGTGGTCGGCGCCGAGGGCGTGATCCTCACGGTCACGGGGGTGTTCTTCGGCACGGTGGCCGCGCTGGCCGGTGTGGTGCCGTTCACTGTGGTCCGCACCGACGCGGTGCTGCCGGACCAGTTCCTCGGGGTGTGGCTCGCGATGGTGGCGCTGGCCGCGGCGGTGACGCTGGGTACGGGCCTGGGCACGGCCCGGCGGGTGCTGCGCACCCCCGCGGTGGGCGCGGTGACCCCGGCCGCCTGA
- a CDS encoding ABC transporter ATP-binding protein codes for MRMFRSGARGNHDPGPASEALRLVKVTRTYGSADNAVTALDGVTLSLGRGTFTAVMGPSGSGKSTLLQCAAGLDRPDSGIVCVDGKELTGGGEAELTKFRRGRVGFVFQQYNLLETLTVAQNTVLPLKLAGRRVDRKRAREVLTSVGLGDRLGHRPAQLSGGQRQRVAIARALVTEPRVIFADEPTGALDTRSARQVLLLLQEAVRVHGRTVVMVTHDPVAASYADSVVFLADGRLAGRMDAPSPDAVAERLAHLGDDVPAGV; via the coding sequence ATGAGGATGTTTCGCTCCGGCGCACGAGGCAACCACGACCCGGGCCCCGCCTCCGAGGCCCTCCGGCTCGTCAAGGTGACCCGGACGTACGGCTCGGCGGACAACGCCGTGACCGCCCTGGACGGGGTGACGCTGAGCCTGGGACGCGGCACGTTCACCGCGGTGATGGGACCGTCCGGTTCGGGCAAGTCCACGCTGCTGCAGTGCGCGGCGGGCCTCGACCGGCCGGACAGCGGCATCGTGTGCGTGGACGGCAAGGAGCTGACGGGTGGCGGCGAGGCGGAGCTGACGAAGTTCCGGCGCGGCCGGGTCGGGTTCGTCTTCCAGCAGTACAACCTGCTGGAGACGCTGACCGTCGCGCAGAACACGGTGCTGCCGCTCAAGCTGGCCGGGCGGCGCGTCGACCGGAAGCGGGCGCGGGAGGTCCTGACGTCGGTCGGTCTCGGGGACCGGCTCGGCCACCGCCCCGCCCAGCTCTCCGGCGGTCAGCGGCAGCGGGTGGCGATCGCGCGGGCGCTGGTCACCGAACCGCGGGTGATCTTCGCGGACGAGCCGACGGGCGCCCTGGACACGCGCAGCGCCCGGCAGGTGCTGCTGCTGCTCCAGGAGGCGGTCCGGGTGCACGGGCGGACCGTGGTGATGGTGACGCACGACCCGGTCGCCGCCTCGTACGCCGACTCGGTGGTCTTCCTCGCCGACGGACGGCTGGCGGGGCGGATGGACGCGCCGAGCCCGGACGCGGTCGCGGAGCGCCTCGCGCACCTGGGCGACGACGTGCCGGCGGGGGTGTGA
- a CDS encoding LutB/LldF family L-lactate oxidation iron-sulfur protein, producing MSGTFVGMPAFPVAARQAVGNETLRGNLRHATHTIRDKRARAVAELDDWAALREAGKQIKDHTLRHLDRYLVQVEEAVTAAGGTVHWAADADEANEIVARLVEETGESEVVKVKSMATQEIALNEALEARGIHAYETDLAELIVQLGKDRPSHILVPAIHRNRGEIRDIFRSEMSEWGRPAPEGLTDTPAELAEAARLHLREKFLRAKVGISGANFVVAETGTLVVVESEGNGRMCLTLPETLISVVGIEKIVPRWQDLEVFLQTLPRSSTAERMNPYTSMWTGTTGEDGPRTFHLVLLDNGRTDTLADEVGRQALRCIRCSACLNVCPVYERAGGHAYGSVYPGPIGAILSPQLRGTKSEIDASLPYASSLCGACYEVCPVAIDIPEVLVHLRERVVQGGPAVRGGNRVVLKPAKGHAAERAAMRAAQWAFTHPGALRTGQRLASRTRRLHPRTLPGPGRAWSGTRDLPAVPAEPFRDWWQRTRGGKDGAK from the coding sequence ATGAGCGGGACGTTCGTGGGCATGCCGGCCTTTCCCGTCGCGGCCCGGCAGGCCGTGGGCAACGAGACACTGCGCGGCAACCTGCGCCACGCCACCCACACCATCCGGGACAAGCGGGCCCGCGCGGTGGCTGAGCTGGACGACTGGGCGGCGCTGCGGGAGGCCGGGAAGCAGATCAAGGACCACACGCTGCGCCACCTCGACCGGTACCTGGTGCAGGTGGAGGAGGCGGTCACGGCGGCCGGCGGCACCGTGCACTGGGCCGCCGACGCGGACGAGGCCAACGAGATCGTCGCCCGACTCGTCGAGGAGACCGGCGAGTCGGAGGTGGTCAAGGTCAAGTCGATGGCGACGCAGGAGATCGCCCTCAACGAGGCCCTGGAGGCGCGGGGCATCCACGCCTACGAAACGGATCTCGCCGAGCTGATCGTGCAGTTGGGCAAGGACCGGCCCTCGCACATCCTGGTGCCCGCCATCCACCGCAACCGCGGCGAGATCCGGGACATCTTCCGCTCCGAGATGAGCGAGTGGGGCCGACCCGCGCCCGAGGGGCTGACGGACACGCCCGCCGAACTGGCGGAGGCGGCCCGGCTGCACCTGCGGGAGAAGTTCCTGCGGGCCAAGGTCGGCATCTCCGGCGCCAACTTCGTGGTGGCCGAGACCGGGACGCTGGTGGTCGTGGAGTCGGAGGGCAACGGGCGGATGTGCCTGACCCTGCCCGAGACGCTGATCTCGGTCGTCGGCATCGAGAAGATCGTGCCGAGGTGGCAGGACCTGGAGGTCTTCCTGCAGACCCTCCCCCGCTCCTCGACGGCCGAGCGCATGAACCCGTACACGTCCATGTGGACCGGCACCACCGGTGAGGACGGCCCCCGCACCTTCCACCTGGTCCTGCTGGACAACGGCCGCACCGACACGCTCGCCGACGAGGTCGGCCGCCAGGCGCTGCGCTGCATCCGCTGCTCGGCCTGCCTGAACGTGTGCCCGGTCTACGAGCGGGCGGGCGGTCACGCCTACGGCTCGGTGTACCCGGGCCCGATCGGTGCGATCCTCAGCCCGCAACTGCGGGGCACCAAAAGCGAGATCGACGCCTCACTGCCGTACGCGTCCTCGCTCTGCGGCGCCTGCTACGAGGTGTGCCCGGTCGCCATCGACATCCCCGAGGTGCTGGTGCACCTGCGGGAGCGGGTGGTGCAGGGCGGGCCGGCCGTCCGGGGCGGCAACCGGGTGGTGCTGAAGCCGGCCAAGGGGCACGCCGCCGAGCGGGCGGCGATGCGGGCGGCGCAGTGGGCGTTCACGCACCCGGGCGCGCTGCGGACCGGGCAGCGCCTGGCGTCGCGCACCCGCCGCCTGCATCCGCGCACGCTGCCCGGTCCCGGCCGGGCGTGGAGCGGCACCCGGGACCTGCCGGCGGTGCCCGCGGAGCCGTTCCGGGACTGGTGGCAGCGCACGCGCGGCGGGAAGGACGGAGCGAAGTGA
- a CDS encoding trypsin-like serine protease produces the protein MVGRHAARSRRAALTALGALVLTALPSAASAAPPPVPGPRPAVARTPDAAAAPARMLSAMERDLKLAPGQAEARLVNEAEAGTRAGMLRNTLGDRFAGAWVSGATSAELTVATTDAADTAAIEAHGAKAAVVGKNLAELRAVKEKLDTAAVRTRTRQTPVWYVDVRTNRVTVQATSASAATAFLTTAGVPGEEVGVRVSSDQPRVLEDLVGGDAFYINDQARCSIGFSVTKDDQQGFATAGHCGDPGATTTGYNEADQGTFQASTFPGKDMAWVGVNSDWTATPDVKAQDGEKIQLAGSVEALVGASVCRSGSTTGWHCGTIQQHDTSVTYPEGTVNGLTETTVCAEPGDSGGPFVSGVQAQGTTSGGSGDCTNGGTTFYQPVNPLLSDFGLTLKTTSAATGTPAPQDNAAADAWAAGRVYEVGTTVSFDGVRYRCLQGHQAQGAGSPASTPALWQRV, from the coding sequence ATGGTCGGCAGACATGCCGCGCGCAGCCGCCGCGCAGCCCTCACCGCGCTCGGCGCCCTGGTCCTGACCGCACTCCCCTCGGCCGCGTCGGCCGCACCGCCGCCCGTCCCCGGACCGCGGCCCGCCGTGGCCCGCACGCCGGACGCCGCCGCCGCGCCGGCGCGCATGCTGAGCGCCATGGAGCGCGACCTGAAGCTGGCGCCCGGACAGGCTGAGGCCCGGCTGGTCAACGAGGCGGAGGCGGGCACCCGCGCGGGCATGCTGCGCAACACGCTGGGCGACCGCTTCGCGGGGGCCTGGGTGAGCGGGGCCACCTCCGCCGAGCTGACCGTCGCCACCACCGACGCCGCGGACACCGCCGCCATCGAGGCGCATGGCGCCAAGGCGGCCGTCGTCGGCAAGAACCTCGCGGAACTGCGCGCGGTCAAGGAGAAGCTGGACACCGCCGCCGTCCGCACCCGGACCCGGCAGACGCCGGTCTGGTACGTCGACGTGCGGACCAACCGGGTGACGGTCCAGGCCACCAGCGCGTCGGCCGCGACCGCCTTCCTCACGACCGCCGGGGTGCCGGGCGAGGAGGTGGGCGTCCGCGTCTCGTCGGACCAGCCGCGCGTGCTGGAGGACCTGGTCGGCGGCGACGCCTTCTACATCAACGACCAGGCCCGCTGCTCCATCGGCTTCTCCGTCACCAAGGACGACCAGCAGGGCTTCGCCACGGCCGGGCACTGCGGCGACCCGGGCGCCACCACCACCGGGTACAACGAGGCCGACCAGGGCACCTTCCAGGCCTCCACGTTCCCCGGCAAGGACATGGCCTGGGTGGGCGTCAACTCCGACTGGACCGCGACGCCGGACGTCAAGGCGCAGGACGGCGAGAAGATCCAGCTCGCCGGGTCGGTGGAGGCGCTCGTGGGCGCGTCGGTGTGCCGTTCCGGCTCGACCACGGGGTGGCACTGCGGCACGATCCAGCAGCACGACACGAGTGTCACCTACCCGGAGGGCACCGTGAACGGGCTGACCGAGACGACGGTGTGCGCCGAACCCGGCGACTCCGGCGGGCCCTTCGTGTCGGGCGTCCAGGCGCAGGGCACCACGTCCGGCGGCTCCGGGGACTGCACCAACGGCGGGACCACGTTCTACCAGCCGGTCAATCCGCTGCTCAGCGACTTCGGCCTCACCCTGAAGACCACCTCCGCCGCGACCGGGACACCCGCGCCGCAGGACAACGCGGCGGCGGACGCCTGGGCCGCGGGCCGGGTCTACGAGGTCGGCACCACCGTGTCCTTCGACGGTGTGCGGTACCGGTGCCTGCAGGGCCACCAGGCACAGGGCGCCGGGTCACCGGCGAGCACGCCGGCCCTGTGGCAGCGGGTCTGA
- a CDS encoding threo-3-hydroxy-L-aspartate ammonia-lyase — protein sequence MTTTTPPVTLDDVRSAAARIKGVAHRTPVLRSRTLDALVGAEVFLKCENQQRVGAFKFRGAYNAASRLTPEQLTRGIAAYSSGNHAQAVALAARELGTTAVIVMPEDAPPSKRDATAGYGAEIVTYDRYTGDRVAVAEALAADRGLTLIPPYEHPHVIAGQGTAALELVEETGELDALVAPVGGGGLIAGSATAVKALHPGTRVIGVEPEAGDDTRRSLAAGRRVTVPVPRTIADGQALPTPGELTFSLNRRLLDGIVTVSDDEIRDAMRFAFERLKTVLEPSGATPLAALMNGRIDALPRRVGVILSGGNVDAARFAELCGAPR from the coding sequence GTGACGACCACCACCCCGCCGGTCACCCTCGACGACGTCCGCTCCGCCGCGGCCCGCATCAAGGGCGTCGCGCACCGCACCCCGGTGCTGCGCTCGCGCACCCTGGACGCCCTCGTCGGCGCCGAGGTCTTCCTCAAGTGCGAGAACCAGCAGCGGGTCGGCGCCTTCAAGTTCCGCGGCGCCTACAACGCGGCCTCCCGCCTCACCCCGGAGCAGCTGACCCGGGGCATCGCCGCCTACTCCTCGGGCAACCACGCCCAGGCGGTCGCCCTGGCCGCCCGTGAACTGGGCACGACCGCGGTGATCGTCATGCCCGAGGACGCGCCGCCCTCCAAGCGGGACGCCACCGCGGGCTACGGTGCCGAGATCGTCACCTACGACCGCTACACCGGCGACCGGGTGGCCGTCGCCGAAGCGCTGGCCGCCGACCGCGGGCTGACCCTGATCCCGCCCTACGAACACCCGCACGTCATCGCGGGCCAGGGCACCGCCGCCCTCGAACTGGTCGAGGAGACGGGGGAGCTGGACGCGCTGGTCGCCCCGGTCGGCGGCGGCGGACTGATCGCCGGGAGCGCCACCGCGGTCAAGGCCCTGCACCCCGGCACCCGGGTGATCGGCGTCGAGCCGGAGGCCGGGGACGACACCAGGCGCTCCCTGGCCGCGGGCCGGCGGGTCACCGTGCCGGTCCCGCGCACCATCGCCGACGGCCAGGCCCTGCCCACCCCCGGCGAGCTGACGTTCTCCCTCAACCGGCGCCTGCTCGACGGGATCGTGACGGTGTCCGACGACGAGATCCGGGACGCGATGCGGTTCGCCTTCGAACGGCTGAAGACCGTCCTCGAACCGAGCGGTGCCACTCCACTGGCCGCCCTCATGAACGGCCGGATCGACGCCCTGCCGCGCCGCGTCGGCGTGATCCTCTCCGGCGGCAACGTGGACGCCGCCCGATTCGCCGAACTCTGCGGCGCGCCCCGCTGA
- a CDS encoding class I SAM-dependent methyltransferase — MPKDAKSPKKLRSDRAALTHKVGYALRHPERVGPYVRRAGRDAWLRVRHPDHVGYYRAVMASDARRSPEAAVGSRTHDRWLALGQMQFDYLVEHGLRPGHRMLDIGCGNLRGGWRFIDHLDSGHYYGVDISPDILIAAKRTLTERGLQAKLPHLTITGDLRLEFLPDDHFDVVHAHSVFSHSPLNVIDECLAHVGRVLTDTGFFDFTFDRTEGTEHQVLREDFYYRTDTLLTLAAQHNLHARFMEDWEKRPHGQSKIRVSRSPLPS; from the coding sequence ATGCCCAAGGACGCCAAGTCCCCGAAGAAGCTGCGCAGCGACCGCGCCGCGCTCACGCACAAGGTCGGGTACGCGCTGCGCCACCCCGAGCGCGTCGGCCCCTACGTCCGCCGGGCCGGCCGGGACGCGTGGCTGCGGGTCAGGCACCCCGACCACGTCGGTTACTACCGGGCGGTGATGGCCTCCGACGCCCGGCGCAGTCCCGAGGCCGCGGTCGGCAGCCGGACGCACGACCGCTGGCTGGCGCTCGGGCAGATGCAGTTCGACTACCTGGTCGAACACGGACTGCGTCCCGGGCACCGGATGCTCGACATCGGCTGCGGCAACCTGCGCGGCGGCTGGCGGTTCATCGACCACCTCGACAGCGGCCACTACTACGGCGTCGACATCTCGCCGGACATCCTGATCGCCGCCAAGAGGACCCTGACCGAGCGCGGACTCCAGGCCAAGCTGCCCCACCTGACCATCACCGGGGACCTGCGGCTGGAGTTCCTGCCCGACGACCACTTCGACGTCGTCCACGCGCACAGCGTCTTCTCCCACTCGCCGCTGAACGTCATCGACGAGTGCCTGGCACACGTCGGGCGCGTCCTGACGGACACCGGGTTCTTCGACTTCACCTTCGACCGGACGGAGGGCACCGAGCACCAGGTGCTCCGCGAGGACTTCTACTACCGCACGGACACGCTGCTCACCCTGGCCGCCCAGCACAACCTGCACGCGCGGTTCATGGAGGACTGGGAGAAGCGGCCGCACGGCCAGTCCAAGATCCGGGTGAGCCGCTCACCGCTGCCGTCGTAG
- a CDS encoding cupin domain-containing protein → MLEAKTLDKPDERRDFPRGHIEAVHMEGLDFAVATFEPGWRWSESVAPIAGTDSCMIHHNCYVVEGRMHVRMDDGTESEVGPGDVFVCSPGHDAWVVGDAQCVVYDFAGSMAKEYAKAD, encoded by the coding sequence ATGCTGGAGGCAAAGACGCTCGACAAGCCGGACGAGCGGCGCGATTTCCCCCGCGGGCACATCGAGGCCGTGCACATGGAAGGGCTCGACTTCGCCGTCGCCACCTTCGAACCGGGCTGGCGCTGGTCGGAGTCCGTGGCGCCGATCGCGGGCACCGACAGCTGCATGATCCACCACAACTGCTACGTGGTCGAGGGACGTATGCACGTCCGCATGGACGACGGCACCGAGAGCGAGGTGGGCCCGGGCGACGTCTTCGTCTGCTCACCGGGCCACGACGCCTGGGTCGTGGGCGACGCACAGTGCGTCGTGTACGACTTCGCGGGCAGCATGGCCAAGGAGTACGCCAAGGCCGACTAG
- a CDS encoding helix-turn-helix transcriptional regulator, translating to MPEPALDAERDAVLAALRPVVEGIAATFGPVCEAVLHDYRRPERSVVAVAGAVTGRTVGGAMSEIGMRVLARGDEAHDELNYVTRTADGTLLKSSTMVLRDSTGAVFGALCVNLDVTAVDRAHALLGALAGTARAPAQVPATTFGDDIDAVVDAIVDAHPLRRDTSWAALDRDRRLQLFRDLDGRGVFAVRRSVEHVATRLGISRASAYHYLSQARADTGPAADTP from the coding sequence ATGCCCGAGCCCGCACTGGACGCCGAACGCGACGCCGTCCTCGCCGCGCTGCGCCCCGTCGTCGAGGGGATCGCCGCGACGTTCGGACCGGTCTGCGAGGCGGTGCTGCACGACTACCGGCGCCCCGAGCGCTCGGTCGTGGCCGTCGCCGGGGCGGTGACCGGGCGGACGGTGGGCGGGGCGATGAGCGAGATCGGCATGCGCGTGCTGGCCCGCGGCGACGAGGCGCACGACGAGCTGAACTACGTCACCCGCACGGCCGACGGCACCCTGCTCAAGTCCTCCACCATGGTGCTGCGCGACTCCACGGGCGCCGTGTTCGGAGCCCTGTGCGTCAACCTGGACGTCACCGCCGTCGACCGGGCCCACGCCCTCCTCGGCGCCCTCGCCGGGACCGCCCGCGCCCCCGCCCAAGTACCGGCGACCACCTTCGGCGACGACATCGACGCCGTGGTCGACGCCATCGTGGACGCCCACCCGCTGCGCCGCGACACCAGTTGGGCGGCGCTGGACCGGGACCGGCGGCTCCAGCTGTTCCGCGACCTCGACGGGCGCGGAGTCTTCGCCGTACGCCGCTCGGTCGAGCACGTCGCCACCCGGCTCGGCATCTCCCGCGCCTCCGCCTACCACTACCTCTCCCAGGCCCGCGCCGACACCGGCCCGGCCGCCGACACCCCCTGA
- a CDS encoding LutC/YkgG family protein — translation MNSRERILGRVRRALADVPDDARPYEEAVARDYLREHGQRSVARTVDLLAENLADYRALVHRCTDGELPELVARLLAAHGSGSVVVPPGLPTGWLRAVDATLVQDSAASTAPELDRVDSVVTGCAVAVAETGTIVLDGSPDQGRRRITLVPDHHVCVVRVPGQVVSSVPEALERLDPARPLTWISGPSATSDIELDRVEGVHGPRTLEVVLLSGS, via the coding sequence GTGAACAGCAGGGAACGCATTCTGGGCCGGGTGCGCCGGGCCCTGGCGGACGTGCCGGACGACGCGCGGCCCTACGAGGAGGCCGTCGCCCGGGACTATCTGCGCGAGCACGGGCAGCGGTCCGTCGCTCGGACGGTGGACCTGCTCGCCGAGAACCTGGCGGACTACCGGGCCCTCGTGCACCGGTGCACGGACGGGGAGTTGCCCGAGCTGGTGGCCCGGCTCCTGGCTGCGCACGGTTCGGGCAGCGTGGTGGTTCCGCCGGGGCTGCCGACGGGGTGGCTGAGGGCCGTGGACGCGACGCTCGTCCAGGACTCGGCGGCGAGTACGGCACCGGAACTCGACCGGGTCGACAGCGTGGTGACCGGCTGCGCCGTCGCCGTCGCCGAGACCGGCACGATCGTCCTGGACGGCTCCCCCGACCAGGGACGGCGGCGCATCACCCTGGTCCCCGACCACCACGTCTGCGTCGTGCGGGTGCCCGGCCAGGTCGTGTCGTCGGTGCCCGAGGCGCTCGAGCGCCTCGACCCGGCCCGCCCGTTGACGTGGATCTCCGGTCCCTCCGCGACGAGTGACATCGAGCTGGACCGCGTCGAGGGGGTGCACGGCCCACGCACCCTGGAGGTGGTGTTGCTGAGCGGCTCGTAG
- a CDS encoding alkaline phosphatase D family protein — protein MAPTGRPSALAEHAFSPHDAVLGAAARHLGRRRFLTVTAAAAALAFSTNLPARGAVAAPERTARISKDPFTLGVASGDPLPDSVLLWTRLAPEPFLEDGGMGTERVTVEWEVALDEYFAGVLFRGTADAHAEYNHSVHVDVKGLTPGTVYYYRFRAGAWLSPAGRTRTAPAAGSATSSLKLAAVACQAYMDGYYTVLRHVAQDDVDVVFHLGDYLYEYAVNSEGGERRYTDVTLPDVFNRETMTLADYRLRYSLYKTDEDLRAAHARHPFVVAWDDHETENNYAGSTPENDIPPSEFLLRRAAAYRAYWENQPLRAAQLPQGPDARLYRRLHWGTLAQFDILDTRQYRSDQAYDDRPHAPGAESDDPARTITGAEQEQWLLDGWKGSTALWNVMPQQVCFSQRKFDVTADAALSMDAWDGYRASRGRVVAGAKAAGVDNWLILTGDVHVGYALDVKEDFDDPASATVGTEVTCTSVASGRDGVEKPANWDLYMQANPHMKFYNGKRGYVRAELGRQATHLDFRTVAAISTPGAAVTTAASFVTEAGEPGLKPA, from the coding sequence ATGGCGCCCACGGGCCGACCCAGCGCACTGGCCGAGCACGCCTTCTCCCCCCACGACGCCGTGCTGGGCGCCGCCGCCCGGCACCTCGGCCGAAGGCGCTTCCTCACCGTGACCGCGGCCGCCGCCGCGCTCGCCTTCTCCACCAACCTCCCGGCCCGCGGGGCGGTCGCCGCACCCGAACGCACCGCCCGGATCAGCAAGGACCCCTTCACCCTGGGTGTCGCCTCCGGCGACCCGCTGCCGGACTCGGTGCTGCTGTGGACCAGGCTGGCCCCCGAGCCGTTCCTGGAGGACGGCGGGATGGGCACGGAGCGGGTCACGGTCGAGTGGGAGGTGGCCCTCGACGAGTACTTCGCCGGTGTCCTGTTCCGGGGCACCGCCGACGCCCACGCCGAGTACAACCACAGCGTCCACGTCGACGTGAAGGGCCTGACGCCCGGGACCGTCTACTACTACCGCTTCCGCGCCGGTGCCTGGCTCAGCCCGGCGGGCCGCACCCGCACCGCCCCGGCGGCGGGCAGCGCCACCTCGTCGCTGAAGCTCGCGGCGGTCGCCTGCCAGGCCTACATGGACGGCTACTACACCGTGCTCCGCCACGTCGCCCAGGACGACGTGGACGTGGTGTTCCACCTCGGCGACTACCTGTACGAGTACGCGGTGAACTCGGAGGGCGGGGAGCGCCGGTACACCGACGTCACACTGCCCGACGTCTTCAACCGCGAGACGATGACCCTCGCGGACTACCGGCTGCGCTACTCGCTCTACAAGACCGACGAGGATCTGCGGGCCGCGCACGCCCGGCATCCGTTCGTCGTCGCCTGGGACGATCACGAGACCGAGAACAACTACGCGGGCAGCACCCCGGAGAACGACATCCCGCCGTCGGAGTTCCTGCTGCGCCGGGCCGCCGCGTACCGGGCGTACTGGGAGAACCAGCCGCTGCGCGCCGCCCAGCTGCCGCAGGGCCCGGATGCCCGGCTGTACCGCCGGCTGCACTGGGGCACGCTGGCGCAGTTCGACATCCTGGACACCCGCCAGTACCGCTCCGACCAGGCCTACGACGACCGGCCGCACGCCCCCGGGGCCGAGTCGGACGATCCGGCGCGCACCATCACGGGCGCCGAGCAGGAGCAGTGGCTGCTCGACGGCTGGAAGGGCTCGACGGCGCTGTGGAACGTGATGCCCCAGCAGGTGTGCTTCTCCCAGCGCAAGTTCGACGTGACCGCCGACGCCGCGCTGTCCATGGACGCCTGGGACGGCTACCGCGCCTCGCGCGGAAGGGTGGTCGCCGGCGCGAAGGCCGCCGGGGTCGACAACTGGCTGATCCTCACCGGCGACGTGCACGTGGGCTACGCCCTCGACGTCAAGGAGGACTTCGACGACCCGGCGTCCGCCACCGTCGGCACCGAGGTCACCTGCACCTCGGTGGCCAGCGGCCGGGACGGCGTGGAGAAGCCCGCCAACTGGGACCTGTACATGCAGGCCAACCCGCACATGAAGTTCTACAACGGCAAGCGCGGCTACGTCCGGGCCGAACTCGGCCGGCAGGCCACCCACCTCGACTTCAGGACGGTCGCCGCCATCAGCACGCCCGGCGCCGCCGTGACCACGGCCGCCTCCTTCGTCACCGAGGCGGGCGAGCCGGGGCTGAAGCCCGCCTGA